One Haliaeetus albicilla chromosome 11, bHalAlb1.1, whole genome shotgun sequence genomic window carries:
- the ACADSB gene encoding short/branched chain specific acyl-CoA dehydrogenase, mitochondrial isoform X1: MFVVPPAARPGPLQPRETAAGGVAPAAAGSKMAAAAAGGWLRNCTKLKRNMPAYLAPWRASPCVFRSSKSELMPNLASDGVVCAPLQTFTEEETMLKNMVTKFAQERVAPLVQKMDENSKMEDSVIQGLFEQGLMSIALGEEYGGTGASFFSIILVVEELAKVDPAVALLCELQNTLTNKLFTTYGTEEQKRTYLPRVAKDTIGSFCLSEAGSGSDAFSLKTRAEKKGDYYIINGSKMWISLAEHAGIFFVMANTDPSLGYRGITCFIVDRDTEGLHVGKKEDKLGIRASSTCPVTFENVKVPETNILGQVGQGYKYAIGMLNTGRIGIAAQMLGLAQGCFDHTIPYTKERVQFGKSVFDFQGMQHQIAQVATQLEAARLLTYNAARLAETGRPFIKEASMAKYYTAEVATLTTSKCIEWMGGVGFTKNYPIEKYYRDCKIGTIYEGTSNIQLSTIAKSLAQEY, from the exons atGTTTGTTGTGCCtcccgcggcccggcccggcccactGCAGCCTCGCGAGACCGCGGCGGGGGGCGTGgcaccggcggcggcgggcagcaagatggcggcggcggcggcgggcggttGGCTGAGGAACTGCACGAAG ctgaaaagaaatatgCCAGCATACTTGGCTCCTTGGAGAGCTTCTCCATGTGTCTTTAGATCCTCCAAATCGGAACTCATGCCAAATCTAGCCAGTGATGGAGTTGTCTGTGCTCCGCTTCAAACATTCACCGAAGAGGaaacaatgctgaaaaatatGG TGACAAAATTTGCTCAGGAACGAGTTGCACCTTTGGTGCAAAAAATGGATGAGAATTCGAAAATGGAAGACTCTGTAATACAGGGATTGTTTGAACAAGGG CTGATGAGTATTGCGCTTGGGGAAGAATATGGAGGAACTggagcttcatttttttcaatcaTATTGGTGGTAGAAGAATTGGCCAAAGTTGATCCAGCCGTAGCTCTTCTATGTGAACTCCAAAATACACTAACAAATAAGTTGTTTACCACATATggaacagaagaacaaaagagaaCTTACTTGCCCAGAGTTGCTAAAGATACA ATAGGCAGTTTCTGTCTTTCGGAGGCTGGATCTGGCAGtgatgcattttctttgaagactcgggctgaaaagaaaggagactACTATATTATCAATGGCTCAAAGATGTGGATTAGCTTAGCAGAACATGCaggaattttctttgtgatggCAAATACAGATCCATCCTTA GGATACAGGGGAATTACTTGCTTCATAGTAGATCGCGACACAGAGGGACTACAtgtggggaagaaggaggacaAGCTTGGAATCAGAGCATCTTCCACCTGCCCagtaacatttgaaaatgttaag GTTCCTGAGACCAATATCCTGGGACAGGTTGGACAAGGCTATAAGTATGCAATTGGAATGCTAAATACTGGCAGAATAGGTATTGCTGCACAG ATGTTAGGACTGGCACAGGGGTGTTTCGACCATACAATTCCCTATAcaaaggagagagtccagttTGGGAAAAGCGTATTCGATTTCCAG GGGATGCAACATCAGATAGCTCAGGTGGCCACGCAGTTGGAGGCAGCGAGGTTGCTGACCTACAACGCAGCCCGTCTTGCAGAAACAGGAAGGCCATTCATAAAGGAGGCCAGCATGGCCAAATACTACACTGCTGAG GTTGCGACACTGACAACTAGTAAATGTATTGAATGGATGGGTGGTGTTGGATTCACAAAAAATTATCCAATAGAAAAGTACTATCGTGACTGCAAGATAG gTACAATATATGAAGGAACTTCAAATATCCAGTTGAGCACCATTGCAAAAAGTTTAGCGCAGGAGTACTGA
- the IKZF5 gene encoding zinc finger protein Pegasus — translation MGEKKPEPLDFVKDFQEYLTQQTHHVNMISGSVSGDKEAETLQGAGTEGDQNGLDHPSVEVSLDENSGMLVDGFERTFDGKLKCRYCNYASKGTARLIEHIRIHTGEKPHRCHLCPFASAYERHLEAHMRSHTGEKPYKCELCSFRCSDRSNLSHHRRRKHKMVPVKGTRSSLSSKKMWGVLQKKTSNLGYSRRALINLSPPSMVVQKPDYLNDFTHEIPNIQTEAYESMTKTTQSSGLPRDPQDLMVDNPLNQLSTLAGQLSSLPPENQNPASPDVVSCQDEKPFMIQQPAAPAVVSAVSANIPQSSSPTSPDPRPTHNQRNYSPVAGPSSDRSAHTSTPSISNSQPSTPAPTLPVQDPQLLHHCQHCDMYFADNILYTIHMGCHGFENPFQCNICGCKCKNKYDFACHFARGQHSQH, via the exons ATGGGTGAAAAGAAGCCAGAACCTTTGGACTTTGTAAAAGATTTTCAGGAATATCTTACACAGCAGACTCACCATGTAAATATGATTTCTGGATCAGTTAGTGGAGATAAGGAAGCAGAGACTCTTCAGGGAG CTGGGACAGAAGGTGATCAGAATGGTCTGGATCATCCTTCTGTTGAAGTTTCACTGGATGAGAACTCAGGAATGTTAGTGGATGGGTTTGAAAGGACATTTGATGGAAAGTTAAAGTGTCGATACTGCAACTATGCCAGCAAAGGAACAGCACGGCTTATAGAGCATATCAGAATTCATACAG GTGAGAAGCCGCACAGATGCCATTTATGTCCCTTTGCATCAGCTTATGAACGTCATCTGGAAGCTCATATGCGATCGCATACTGGTGAAAAACCATACAAATGTGAATTGTGTTCCTTTCGCTGCAGTGACAGAAGCAACTTATCTCACCACCGCAGACGCAAACATAAAATGGTGCCTGTCAAGGGTACAAGGTCTTCCCTAAGCAGCAAGAAAATGTGGGGGGTTTTGCAGAAGAAGACCAGCAATTTAGGGTACAGCAGAAGAGCATTAATTAATTTGAGTCCACCTTCCATGGTGGTTCAGAAACCAGACTACCTTAATGATTTCACTCATGAAATCCCAAATATCCAGACTGAAGCATATGAGAGCATGACCAAAACAACCCAGAGCAGTGGGTTGCCAAGAGATCCACAAGACCTTATGGTAGATAATCCTTTAAATCAGCTCTCTACATTAGCTGGACAGTTATCTAGCTTGCCACCTGAAAACCAAAATCCAGCCTCTCCTGACGTTGTTTCCTGTCAAGATGAAAAGCCTTTCATGATACAGCAGCCTGCTGCACCTGCAGTAGTTTCAGCTGTGTCAGCAAATATTCCTCAAAGTTCATCTCCAACCAGCCCAGATCCTCGACCTACACACAATCAACGGAACTATAGCCCCGTGGCAGGTCCCAGCAGTGATCGCAGTGCCCACACCAGTACTCCCAGCATAAGTAACAGTCAGCCAAGTACTCCAGCTCCAACCCTTCCAGTTCAGGACCCTCAGCTTCTGCATCACTGCCAACACTGTGACATGTACTTTGCGGACAATATCCTTTATACTATTCACATGGGATGTCATGGAtttgaaaatccttttcagTGCAACATATGTGGGTGTAAGTGTAAAAATAAGTATGACTTTGCTTGCCATTTTGCAAGAGGCCAACATAGTCAACATTGA
- the ACADSB gene encoding short/branched chain specific acyl-CoA dehydrogenase, mitochondrial isoform X2, with product MARTDTGVEIIKESQLKRNMPAYLAPWRASPCVFRSSKSELMPNLASDGVVCAPLQTFTEEETMLKNMVTKFAQERVAPLVQKMDENSKMEDSVIQGLFEQGLMSIALGEEYGGTGASFFSIILVVEELAKVDPAVALLCELQNTLTNKLFTTYGTEEQKRTYLPRVAKDTIGSFCLSEAGSGSDAFSLKTRAEKKGDYYIINGSKMWISLAEHAGIFFVMANTDPSLGYRGITCFIVDRDTEGLHVGKKEDKLGIRASSTCPVTFENVKVPETNILGQVGQGYKYAIGMLNTGRIGIAAQMLGLAQGCFDHTIPYTKERVQFGKSVFDFQGMQHQIAQVATQLEAARLLTYNAARLAETGRPFIKEASMAKYYTAEVATLTTSKCIEWMGGVGFTKNYPIEKYYRDCKIGTIYEGTSNIQLSTIAKSLAQEY from the exons ATGGCTAGGACAGATACAGGAGTGGAAATCATCAAGGAAAGCCAA ctgaaaagaaatatgCCAGCATACTTGGCTCCTTGGAGAGCTTCTCCATGTGTCTTTAGATCCTCCAAATCGGAACTCATGCCAAATCTAGCCAGTGATGGAGTTGTCTGTGCTCCGCTTCAAACATTCACCGAAGAGGaaacaatgctgaaaaatatGG TGACAAAATTTGCTCAGGAACGAGTTGCACCTTTGGTGCAAAAAATGGATGAGAATTCGAAAATGGAAGACTCTGTAATACAGGGATTGTTTGAACAAGGG CTGATGAGTATTGCGCTTGGGGAAGAATATGGAGGAACTggagcttcatttttttcaatcaTATTGGTGGTAGAAGAATTGGCCAAAGTTGATCCAGCCGTAGCTCTTCTATGTGAACTCCAAAATACACTAACAAATAAGTTGTTTACCACATATggaacagaagaacaaaagagaaCTTACTTGCCCAGAGTTGCTAAAGATACA ATAGGCAGTTTCTGTCTTTCGGAGGCTGGATCTGGCAGtgatgcattttctttgaagactcgggctgaaaagaaaggagactACTATATTATCAATGGCTCAAAGATGTGGATTAGCTTAGCAGAACATGCaggaattttctttgtgatggCAAATACAGATCCATCCTTA GGATACAGGGGAATTACTTGCTTCATAGTAGATCGCGACACAGAGGGACTACAtgtggggaagaaggaggacaAGCTTGGAATCAGAGCATCTTCCACCTGCCCagtaacatttgaaaatgttaag GTTCCTGAGACCAATATCCTGGGACAGGTTGGACAAGGCTATAAGTATGCAATTGGAATGCTAAATACTGGCAGAATAGGTATTGCTGCACAG ATGTTAGGACTGGCACAGGGGTGTTTCGACCATACAATTCCCTATAcaaaggagagagtccagttTGGGAAAAGCGTATTCGATTTCCAG GGGATGCAACATCAGATAGCTCAGGTGGCCACGCAGTTGGAGGCAGCGAGGTTGCTGACCTACAACGCAGCCCGTCTTGCAGAAACAGGAAGGCCATTCATAAAGGAGGCCAGCATGGCCAAATACTACACTGCTGAG GTTGCGACACTGACAACTAGTAAATGTATTGAATGGATGGGTGGTGTTGGATTCACAAAAAATTATCCAATAGAAAAGTACTATCGTGACTGCAAGATAG gTACAATATATGAAGGAACTTCAAATATCCAGTTGAGCACCATTGCAAAAAGTTTAGCGCAGGAGTACTGA
- the ACADSB gene encoding short/branched chain specific acyl-CoA dehydrogenase, mitochondrial isoform X3: MSIALGEEYGGTGASFFSIILVVEELAKVDPAVALLCELQNTLTNKLFTTYGTEEQKRTYLPRVAKDTIGSFCLSEAGSGSDAFSLKTRAEKKGDYYIINGSKMWISLAEHAGIFFVMANTDPSLGYRGITCFIVDRDTEGLHVGKKEDKLGIRASSTCPVTFENVKVPETNILGQVGQGYKYAIGMLNTGRIGIAAQMLGLAQGCFDHTIPYTKERVQFGKSVFDFQGMQHQIAQVATQLEAARLLTYNAARLAETGRPFIKEASMAKYYTAEVATLTTSKCIEWMGGVGFTKNYPIEKYYRDCKIGTIYEGTSNIQLSTIAKSLAQEY, encoded by the exons ATGAGTATTGCGCTTGGGGAAGAATATGGAGGAACTggagcttcatttttttcaatcaTATTGGTGGTAGAAGAATTGGCCAAAGTTGATCCAGCCGTAGCTCTTCTATGTGAACTCCAAAATACACTAACAAATAAGTTGTTTACCACATATggaacagaagaacaaaagagaaCTTACTTGCCCAGAGTTGCTAAAGATACA ATAGGCAGTTTCTGTCTTTCGGAGGCTGGATCTGGCAGtgatgcattttctttgaagactcgggctgaaaagaaaggagactACTATATTATCAATGGCTCAAAGATGTGGATTAGCTTAGCAGAACATGCaggaattttctttgtgatggCAAATACAGATCCATCCTTA GGATACAGGGGAATTACTTGCTTCATAGTAGATCGCGACACAGAGGGACTACAtgtggggaagaaggaggacaAGCTTGGAATCAGAGCATCTTCCACCTGCCCagtaacatttgaaaatgttaag GTTCCTGAGACCAATATCCTGGGACAGGTTGGACAAGGCTATAAGTATGCAATTGGAATGCTAAATACTGGCAGAATAGGTATTGCTGCACAG ATGTTAGGACTGGCACAGGGGTGTTTCGACCATACAATTCCCTATAcaaaggagagagtccagttTGGGAAAAGCGTATTCGATTTCCAG GGGATGCAACATCAGATAGCTCAGGTGGCCACGCAGTTGGAGGCAGCGAGGTTGCTGACCTACAACGCAGCCCGTCTTGCAGAAACAGGAAGGCCATTCATAAAGGAGGCCAGCATGGCCAAATACTACACTGCTGAG GTTGCGACACTGACAACTAGTAAATGTATTGAATGGATGGGTGGTGTTGGATTCACAAAAAATTATCCAATAGAAAAGTACTATCGTGACTGCAAGATAG gTACAATATATGAAGGAACTTCAAATATCCAGTTGAGCACCATTGCAAAAAGTTTAGCGCAGGAGTACTGA